A region of Stigmatopora nigra isolate UIUO_SnigA chromosome 6, RoL_Snig_1.1, whole genome shotgun sequence DNA encodes the following proteins:
- the LOC144197944 gene encoding coiled-coil domain-containing protein 40-like, with protein MEGAGEKAVTGSEAVGEQPELGNENEPEANEVEADPAHQQMGSKPVDEGLQSQAGNSGANGDPAETTNAEMANILPVGSQDHSSEDTEEEPLSEDEEEFLVLDPEHPLVAKQQAALKNQLIKELDRLTLDLTEEVGLEKAEASKTEEMYVQLYREQERVKRLQLRQDAQEETKVLAEVQHREMRDKLEAIKICHSNNISQHDKTKTNISNLQTELDKLSSQLIFTQQVSEDLHFNAKAMKDFTRQTAAKNSQVEEEKLKQDLYVDRLTKTLEKLTQQRDMYDAQTKAQAATTAATKEVLSEAEVQMATLEISQKQLLQQWNKSLVDLRRRDEDFRAIQEANRLSEHQLIVLDKQIESFKKSISQLQEESETVTMLYNFAQMDCDVTKNRISQKETLHENVQAQYITYVRALEQTEQTLAELTKECNTCQVEVNDQRQKLEKNKDRHLELENCVMTQMLQKLIDNKAAQYYQRLINEKLTLKKEKVYQLWLLESEEMAATVESRVISEKLAHLARSQQELEDEIAKYNNLIASTQDESSSMDVLITQKEIAIANYNQKIDLIAARTGHEDLGPLQIKLKAIKTETEEITEKIKNDQQLWLKNQETLVGLAFEIQEHNEDYNKLQAKYTAICQKKVHLERQLEVMHGEKNDLEKSKKTLQRDLTKLNTLLSKNTQLQDALEQDNAVIEADFLHKLKEAERDSIEMEMKLEKTQCEKEKLLNNLLEAERQIMLWEKKTHLMKETLSVVEEGQEDIQMMKDDIHRMERQLNQLMKQQEQLVRESVALVEKRGNMIERQNALARSNRKRVTKGELKLMNDGLRRKLRETQKMIKEWDQEINELQESQVKLSNTIAHEKQQLVDLSATSDVLDTDIANMQDVKAMDQAHLLEFQSKAKKLQEVVDGKYRPSSSSSQSVDAATQALMERVRAFSTVIHSVCEEFPGHRSTLSVLIHSLEAGKHCLLE; from the exons ATGGGATCAAAACCTGTGGATGAGGGCCTACAGTCTCAGGCTGGTAACTCTGGTGCTAATGGAGATCCTGCTGAAACAACAAATGCTG aGATGGCCAATATTTTGCCAGTTGGATCACAAGACCACTCCTCAGAAGACACCGAGGAAGAACCGCTGtctgaggatgaggaggaattCCTTGTTCTTGACCCTGAACAt CCCCTTGTTGCAAAGCAGCAAGCTGCACTGAAGAATCAGCTCATTAAGGAGCTGGATAGACTCACACTGGATCTAACGGAAGAG GTGGGACTTGAGAAGGCTGAGGCAAGCAAAACAGAGGAGATGTACGTGCAGTTATACAGGGAACAAGAAAGAGTGAAAAGACTCCAGCTACGACAAGATGCCCAAGAAGAGACCAAGGTGTTGGCAGAAGTCCAACATCGTGAGATGCGAGATAAGCTTGAGGCAATAAAGATTTGCCATTCCAACAATATCAGCCAGCACGACAAGACCAAAACCAATA TATCCAACCTACAAACTGAGCTAGACAAATTGAGCTCACAACTCATCTTTACACAACAAGTCAGTGAAgatcttcattttaatgcaaaagCCATGAAGGATTTTACACGCCAAACAGCAGCTAAGAACTCTCAAGTTGAAGAAGAGAAACTCAAGCAG GATTTATATGTTGACCGCCTCACGAAAACTTTGGAGAAACTCACTCAACAGAGGGATATGTATGATGCCCAGACCAAGGCCCAGGCAGCAACAACAGCGGCAACCAAAGAGGTTCTTTCTGAG GCAGAAGTACAAATGGCCACTCTAGAGATATCCCAGAAACAGCTGTTACAGCAGTGGAACAAAAGTCTAGTCGATTTGAGAAGACGTGATGAAGACTTCCGTGCAATTCAAGAGGCTAATCG GTTGTCTGAACACCAATTGATTGTGCTGGACAAACAGATTGAAAGCTTCAAGAAATCAATCTCTCAGCTACAAGAAGAAAGTGAGACGGTAACCATGCTGTACAACTTTGCTCAGATGGACTGCGATGTCACCAAAAATAGGATCAGTCAGAAGGAGACCCTGCATGAAAATGTGCAGGCCCAATACATCACCTATGTCCGTGCTCTTGAGCAGACAGAGCAGACCCTCGCAGAACTCACTAAG GAGTGCAATACTTGCCAGGTTGAAGTGAATGATCAAAGACaaaagctggaaaaaaacaaagacaggcATCTAGAGTTGGAAAACTGTGTCATGACCCAAATGTTGCAGAAGCTCATCGACAACAAGGCTGCTCAGTACTATCAGCGACTTATCAACGAAAAATTAACCCTCAAGAAGGAGAAG GTCTATCAGTTGTGGCTTTTGGAGAGTGAGGAAATGGCGGCTACAGTGGAAAGCAGAGTGATCAGTGAGAAACTGGCACACTTGGCCCGATCTCAGCAGGAACTTGAAGATGAAATTGCAAAGTACAACAATCTGATTGCATCCACTCAAGATGAAAGTTCTTCCATGGATGTACTTATCACACAGAAAGAGATTGCTATTGCAAACTACAACCAAAAAATTGATCTTATTGCAGCTCGCACTGGG CATGAAGATCTTGGCCCCCTGCAAATCAAATTAAAGGCAATCAAGACTGAAACTGAGGAAATAACTGAAAAAATCAAGAATGATCAGCAACTGTGGTTAAAGAATCAGGAAACACTTGTAGGACTGGCTTTTGAAATTCAGGAACACAATGAAGACTACAACAAACTTCAGGCAAAGTACACAGCAATCTGTCAAAAGAAGGTTCATCTGGAGC GCCAACTAGAAGTTATGCACGGTGAGAAGAATGATTTGGAGAAGAGCAAGAAGACACTTCAAAGAGACCTAACGAAGCTCAACACTCTTCTGAGCAAGAATACTCAGTTGCAAGATGCTCTGGAGCAGGACAATGCTGTCATAGAGGCAGACTTCCTTCACAAACTTAAG GAGGCTGAGCGGGATTCTATAGAGATGGAGATGAAACTGGAGAAGACCCAGTGCGAAAAGGAAAAACTTCTCAACAATTTATTGGAGGCTGA GCGACAGATCATGCTGTGGGAAAAGAAGACACACCTTATGAAAGAAACTCTTTCAGTTGTGGAAGAGGGTCAAGAAGATATTCAAATGATGAAGGATGACATTCATCGTATGGAG CGGCAACTCAATCAGCTGATGAAGCAGCAAGAGCAACTCGTTAGAGAGAGTGTTGCACTTGTGGAAAAGAGAGGAAACATGATCGAGCGCCAGAATGCCCTGGCCCGTAGCAATAGGAAGCGTGTTACGAAGGGCGAGCTGAAGCTCATGAATGATGGCTTGCGCCGcaaattaagggaaacacaaaag ATGATAAAAGAGTGGGACCAAGAGATAAATGAACTGCAGGAGAGCCAGGTGAAACTGAGCAACACCATTGCACATGAGAAACAGCAGCTGGTGGACTTGTCAGCCACCAGTGATGTCCTTGACACCGATATAGCAAACATGCAGGATGTCAAAGCCATG GATCAAGCTCATCTTTTAGAATTTCAGAGCAAGGCTAAGAAACTTCAAGAGGTAGTTGATGGAAAGTACCGCCCCTCATCCTCATCTAGTCAATCAGTGGACGCTGCTACCCAGGCCCTAATGGAAAGGGTGCGTGCCTTCAGCACTGTTATCCACAGTGTGTGTGAGGAGTTCCCCGGTCACAGATCAACCCTGAGTGTTTTGATACATTCATTAGAAGCAGGCAAACATTGTCTCCTGGAGTAA
- the LOC144198670 gene encoding multidrug and toxin extrusion protein 1-like, protein MDVKMKKYSVTVYPDTDEMSCCESFSRRIRNCISADTRTELIQLLKLAGPVIISQMMIFMISIVSMVFCGHLGKTELAAVSLSIAVVNVTGLSIGTGLSSTCDTLISQTYGSGNLKRVGVILQRAVLILLLACFPCWAVLICTEPLLIVAKQGFEVASLSQRYVKFAMPALPAAFMYQLLGRYLQNQGIIWPQVITGAIGNILNAVTNYVFLHVLHLGVAGSAAANSISQYVLAVVLFVYIVWKGLHKATWGGWSRECLQDWGPFIKLAIPSMLMLCLEWWLFEVGGFIAGIISETELGAQSIAYQLTVVAYMFPMGIASAASVRVGNSLGAGNTEAAKLSSKIAIICAFIVAFIIGTCITLAKRVIGYIFTSEQDILQRASEVLIVFVFLHISDAVAGVSGGVIRGVGKQKVGALCNLVGHYFIGFPIGVALTFAAKMGILGLWTGLTLCVFIQASFFLVYLYKLDWKKAAEQAQIRSGVQVNVQDTIKMEDCKSDSNSTQVTVSSTIPKNESTMEDQKVPSQDENAATIVGDVLTVTQLIVRRGLILLLFIVILIAGIFASHFFVKMLK, encoded by the exons ATGGAtgtcaaaatgaagaaatactCTGTGACTGTTTATCCAGATACAGATGAAATGTCTTGTTGTGAATCTTTTTCCAGACGCATTCGAAACTGCATCTCGGCCGACACTCGCACTGAGCTGATTCAACTTCTTAAACTTGCTGGACCAGTG ATTATTTCCCAGATGATGATCTTCATGATCAGTATTGTCAGCATGGTGTTCTGTGGTCATCTGGGGAAAACAGAACTTGCAGCCGTATCATTATCAATTGCT GTGGTTAACGTGACTGGTCTATCTATTGGAACTGGGTTGTCATCAACATGTGATACTCTCATATCTCAG ACCTATGGGAGCGGAAATCTGAAGCGTGTTGGGGTGATCCTTCAGAGGGCTGTTCTGATTCTACTATTGGCTTGTTTTCCTTGCTGGGCTGTTCTCATCTGTACAGAACCACTTTTAATTGTAGCCAAACAGGGCTTCGAGGTTGCCAG TTTGTCTCAACGTTATGTGAAGTTTGCCATGCCTGCTTTGCCA GCGGCATTTATGTACCAGCTGCTCGGGAGATACCTACAGAACCAG ggaatTATTTGGCCTCAAGTCATAACTGGTGCAattggaaacattttaaatgctgtTACCAATTATGTCTTTCTTCATGTTCTGCATTTAGGAGTGGC TGGATCTGCTGCAGCTAATTCAATCTCACAATATGTGTTGGCTgtggttttatttgtttatattgtcTGGAAGGGGTTACACAAGGCCACGTGGGGAG GCTGGTCACGTGAATGTTTACAAGATTGGGGACCCTTCATCAAGTTGGCCATTCCCAGCATGCTCATGCTTTGTCTGGAATGGTGGCTCTTTGAAGTGGGAGGATTCATTGCTGGTATAATTAGTGAAACAGAATTGGGAGCTCAGTCCATTGCCTATCAGCTGACTGTTGTAGCTTACATG TTCCCAATGGGAATTGCTTCTGCTGCTAGTGTTCGAGTTGGGAATTCTCTTGGTGCAGGAAACACTGAGGCAGCCAAGCTGTCTAGCAAAATTGCCATCATATGTGCAT TCATAGTGGCCTTTATAATTGGAACTTGCATCACCCTTGCCAAGAGGGTAATTGGCTACATTTTTACTTCCGAACA AGACATTTTGCAAAGAGCCTCTGAGGTCTTGATTGTTTTCGTCTTCTTGCATATATCAGACGCTGTTgcg GGAGTGAGTGGAGGTGTTATCCGAggagttggaaaacaaaaagttggTGCTTTATGTAACCTGGTGGGACACTACTTCATTGGTTTCCCCATTGGCGTGGCCTTAACATTTGCGGCAAAAATGGGTATTTTAG GACTCTGGACAGGACTTACACTATGTGTGTTCATTCAAGCTAGTTTCTTCCTTGTATATTTGTACAAGCTTGATTGGAAAAAGGCTGCAGAACAG GCTCAAATTAGATCTGGGGTCCAAGTCAACGTTCAAGACACAATCAAGATGGAAGACTGTAAATCAG ACTCAAACAGCACACAAGTCACAGTTTCTTCCACTATACCAAAGAATGAGAGCACTATGGAGGACCAAAAGGTTCCAAGCCAGGATGAGAATGCAGCCACCATAGTTGGAGATGTTCTTACAGTTACACAGCTGATTGTGCGGCGTGGCTTGATATTGCTTCTCTTTATAGTCATCTTAATAGCAGGAATTTTTGCCAGCCACTTCTTTGTCAAAATGTTAAAGTGA
- the LOC144197945 gene encoding RIB43A-like with coiled-coils protein 2, with protein sequence MWSGSSFEKASIERRRINEQERKERIFNDKLRTIGVDKQGLEKQLDDHKKINDAEKLEQSSFEATFLYNSRQAYLLHVKEEKEKRAQEKSSFKEQYQRVIQERLNRDDSEEPLENMMPPGMAGEDPGSENRTQRQKEQLREWLLQQQTELAEKKEQQRMEKMNHDKFRVHIDNVAMQLEHIEMEKRKQNAVEMNEFNQAMAVEKERHEREVKEDPREIRPSQAGVPGILHSYDRRPRPESYQQMHKFWNLQVQEKTMTEIEGLKDKQQYARWCANAARTATIIQRQQERQKKELRQELDYDNGITAEYEKRNRPDIKRGRIDESFFAKFNTCSR encoded by the coding sequence ATGTGGTCTGGCTCTAGCTTCGAAAAGGCAAGTATAGAAAGACGTCGCATTAACGAGCAAGAAAGAAAAGAGAGGATCTTTAATGATAAACTCCGAACCATTGGGGTCGACAAACAAGGCCTGGAGAAGCAGCTTgatgaccacaaaaaaataaatgatgccGAAAAACTGGAGCAGAGCTCTTTTGAGGCCACATTTTTATATAATAGCAGGCAAGCATACCTTCTTCATGTCAAAGAAGAAAAGGAGAAACGTGCACAGGAAAAGAGCAGTTTCAAGGAACAATATCAGCGTGTCATTCAGGAGCGATTGAACCGAGATGACTCTGAAGAACCACTTGAGAACATGATGCCCCCTGGAATGGCAGGTGAGGACCCGGGAAGTGAAAACCGAACGCAAAGGCAAAAAGAACAGCTCAGAGAATGGCTACTCCAGCAACAGACGGAACTAGCCGAAAAGAAAGAACAACAACGGATGGAAAAGATGAACCATGACAAATTCAGAGTGCATATCGACAACGTAGCAATGCAACTGGAACACATTGAGatggagaaaagaaaacaaaatgctgTGGAAATGAATGAGTTCAATCAGGCCATGGCTGTAGAGAAGGAACGTCATGAACGGGAAGTCAAAGAAGACCCCAGGGAGATTCGCCCTAGTCAGGCTGGCGTACCTGGAATTCTCCACAGCTACGATAGAAGGCCACGTCCCGAGAGCTACCAACAAATGCACAAGTTCTGGAATCTTCAAGTTCAAGAGAAGACGATGACAGAAATAGAGGGACTCAAAGATAAGCAACAATACGCTCGGTGGTGCGCCAACGCGGCCCGTACTGCGACAATTATACAGAGGCAGCAGGAACGACAGAAGAAGGAGTTGCGCCAAGAACTGGACTACGATAATGGCATTACCGCTGAATACGAAAAACGCAACAGACCTGATATTAAAAGAGGACGTATTGATGAAAGCTTCTTTGCCAAGTTCAACACTTGCAGCCGTTGA